The Planctomycetia bacterium genomic sequence CAACATGATCGAACGTCTCTTCGGCAAACTCAAAGAGTTCCGCCGCGTCGCCACTCGCTACGAAAAACTGAAACAAACATTTCTGGCAATCATCCAACTCGCCCTCGGATTCATCCGCCTGAAACGGATTTAATCGTCAACAGAGCCTAGCGTCGTTGGACTTCAGCTGAAAGCCACGCAGATTCATCCACGAGTAACAACAATGCGACTGCCAAGCACTCTATCCGTTGCGATCTTACTTGCGTTGTGGAGTCATCCTGCGGTCACGGCCGCGCCGGCCGACGAATTGAAGCAACTCCTCGAAGAAGCCTGGCAGCACGACCTGCGCGAAGACCCGCTCTTGGCCACGCAGGCCGGCGACCGGCGGTTCAACGACCGCTTGCCGAACGTAACCATCGCCGATATCGAGCGCCGCGCCGCGGCCGATCGAAAGTTCCTCGAACGGCTCGAAGCGATCGATCGATCGCAGCTCGATCGTGAGAATCAGATCAACTACGACGTCTTCCGCCGCCTGCGCGCAGACGGACTGCGCGAGTACGA encodes the following:
- a CDS encoding transposase, which translates into the protein NMIERLFGKLKEFRRVATRYEKLKQTFLAIIQLALGFIRLKRI